In the Aristaeella hokkaidonensis genome, CTACGGATTCCAGTGGAAGGATCCTTCCGCCCCGATCCTGAATGAGCAGGGCGCAAAGGAGATTTCCTTCAAGGTGTATTCCTCCAAAAATGCCAGCGCGAAGGATTACAACGACATGAAGATCATGACTGACCTGTTCGCCCAGACGAACGTGCAGGTCAACTGGGAAAATGTATCCGAATCTGTATATTCCCAGCAGAAAAACCTGATCTTCGGCAACAAGGACAACCGTCCGGATGCGATTTACCACGCTGGTATGGGCGCCGGAGAAATCATCAAATACGCCAAGCGCAAGGTGCTGGTGCCGATCAGCGATTACCTGGAGTATATGCCGAATTTCTCCAAGCTGCTGGAAGAACGGCCTGACATCAGGAACCAGCTGCTGAACGTGGAAAACGGAAAGATTTATTCTCTCCCCCGCATTGAAGAAATGGGCCTGCTGCAGAGCCCGAACCTGCTGTTCCTGAATATTGCCTGGACGAAGGAAGCCATCGAAGCCGGCGCAGTCAGCGACCTGACGGCAGACCAGCTGAAGGACGGCCTGGCGCTGAAGAGCAGCCAGATGGAAGAAATCCTGACCTATTTCCGGGATCATGACATGAACGGAAACGGCAAGACTGACGATGAGCGGCCCCTGAGCTTCGTTTACAACAACTGGCAGGGCAACCAGTGCGATCTGTACGGCATGTTCGGCCTGAACGACAACCTGGAGCACCGGGTGATTGTGGACGGCAAAGCCACTTACACGATTCAGGACGACCGCTTCAAGGAAGCGACGAACTTCATTGCCAAGTGGGTGGACGCGGGCCTGATCGACAAGGTCAGCTTTGAACAGAGCCAGGACAACTTCCTGGCCAACGGCAAGGGCCTGGAGACCTACGGCGCCTTCTACTGGTGGGAAAGCGAAACGGTGGTTTCCAATCCCGAAAACTATATTGTGTGCAGTCCGCTGATCGGACCGAACGGGGATCAGACCATCTGCGTTTCCAACAATCCGGAGGTCAGCACCGGCGAAGTGATCCTGTTCTCCGACTGCAAGTATCCTGAGATCCTGCTTGCCTATTTTGACCGGTATTACGATCCCGTGATTTCCGCCCAGATCAACTACGGCCCCATCGGCATCGTCTATGAGGAAGAGCGGGATGAGAAGGGCATGCTGATGCAGAAGCCGCTGCCGGAAGGCGTGACCACGGACGAGCTGCGGCTGCAGAATGCACCGCTGGGTATCATTTATCTGGGCGAATACGCCTGGAACAATGTGGTTCATATGGAACCCCGCGCCCAGCTGCGCCTGGAACGCCTGCAGCAGTGCGCCAAGCCCTTCGTACCGGAAAATGTGATTCCGTTCCCGAACCTCCAGTTTACCCTGGAAGAACTGAACACGCTGAGCAACTATGAGACGAACCTGAATGACTATATCCGGACCAACCTGATCAGCTGGCTGATGAAGGGCGGCGTGAGCGACGATGCCTGGACAGCATTCCAGAACGACCTGAACGGTAAGGTCAACCTGGCCGGCATCCAGAAAGTATACCAGGACGCCTATGACCGCTTTGCCGCGAAATAATGAAGGAGGATATTATGATGAGGAACAGGCTGCATATCATTCTTTCCCTGCTGCTGGCTGTGTGCATGCTGGCCGCGGCCGGACCTGCTTTCGCGGACGGCGCGCCGACGCTGGACGGGGTGCATGACCAGAGCGTGATGGCCGGAACTGAGTTTGATGCCCTGGCAGGCGTTACCGCAACCGACGGCGCGGGCGGCGATCTGACGGATATGATCGAGATAGACGCCATGCCGGCTCTGGATTTCAGAAACGGAAAAGCAACCCCTGAAAATCCGGGTGACTATGAACTGACTTATACCGTAACAGACGCGAACGGCGAGACAGCTGAGGATTACGCGACCCTGACGGTTACCAAGAAAACCAGCGAAGAGACGGTTTACAAAACCTTTGATTTCAGCACTGCCGCTGTGACGGACAACCGCGGCTGGGAAGCAAAGATCAATACCGAGGTTGCCGAAGCCACAGCAGAGCTGAAAGAAGGCGCTTACGTTATTGAAATCAAGAATCCGGGTGACGGAGACGGCGCCGTGCAGCTGGCCAAGGCGGGATATCCGCTTAAGGCAGCGGACTACAGGATTAAGATCTGGGCGAAATCCACCAAGAAGACCTATGCGCATATCCTTGCCCGGAACGAACAGGCGGAGGGCTGGGAAACCTTCGGCGGCGCGTTCAATGTGGAGATCGGTCCGGAGATCGCTCCGCTGGAGCTGAACTTCACTTCTCCCGGCGAAGGCAGCGCAGAACTGCTGTTCAACCTGGGCAAGATTACCCCGAATCCGGACAACGCGGAAGATACCACACCGGAAGATTTCAAAGTGACGATTGATAAGATCGAACTGTATGAGATTTCCGGTGAAGAGACCCAGGTTCCGGTCTACACATCCGAATTCGCTGCCGGCGAAGGCGTGGCAGTTACAACCAGTGAAGAAGCAACGGGAAGCGTCGGCTTCGCGGACGGCAAAGCGACGGTGACCATCGACACCTATCCCAACGCGGACGGCGGCGTATGGAGCGTCAAGGCAGACATCCTGCTGGGCGACACGAAGGTCGAGAAGGGCAAGAAGTACTTCTACAGCTTCAAGATGACGGCGGCCAACGGCCAGGGCGGTGAAGCACTGGTGGAAAGCGCGGAAAAAGGATGGGAAAACCGGGCAAACTTCAACGGCATCAGTGCCGGTGCCGGGGAAGAAACTGTCGTCTCCAGCGTCTTCACCGCGGAAGCGGATGTGGATGATCCCGTGATCCGCCTGCAGATTGGCAATCCTCCGGAAGGCGTGACGTCCAACAGCATTGTGATCAGCGACGTCGTCTTCGGCAATGTGGAAGGAGACAAGGAAACCCACAAGACGATTGACGCGTTCATGCCCTTCGGATCGAATACGGCCAATGCGGAAAACACAGCCTGCCCGTGGGCAACCTTCAACGGAACGGATGAAGACAACGAGCGCGGCGTCGGCACCATCTGGGC is a window encoding:
- a CDS encoding immunoglobulin-like domain-containing protein, coding for MMRNRLHIILSLLLAVCMLAAAGPAFADGAPTLDGVHDQSVMAGTEFDALAGVTATDGAGGDLTDMIEIDAMPALDFRNGKATPENPGDYELTYTVTDANGETAEDYATLTVTKKTSEETVYKTFDFSTAAVTDNRGWEAKINTEVAEATAELKEGAYVIEIKNPGDGDGAVQLAKAGYPLKAADYRIKIWAKSTKKTYAHILARNEQAEGWETFGGAFNVEIGPEIAPLELNFTSPGEGSAELLFNLGKITPNPDNAEDTTPEDFKVTIDKIELYEISGEETQVPVYTSEFAAGEGVAVTTSEEATGSVGFADGKATVTIDTYPNADGGVWSVKADILLGDTKVEKGKKYFYSFKMTAANGQGGEALVESAEKGWENRANFNGISAGAGEETVVSSVFTAEADVDDPVIRLQIGNPPEGVTSNSIVISDVVFGNVEGDKETHKTIDAFMPFGSNTANAENTACPWATFNGTDEDNERGVGTIWAQDGSFFYRIDNGGTVDWHNKLICGIGGNPLTLASDSYYTVEITARATQPVSCGVFLNPMGGWDPRFSEGMDLTTEFQTFRFSTKDTFVVDMDFELLFQFGSEALSKMGEVTIEFQNMTIYQMTVQ